In one window of Tellurirhabdus rosea DNA:
- a CDS encoding Nramp family divalent metal transporter has translation MMNCYYFTVNRNEPAGNRKRVPISGFPNPLFMPKNVSFRSGFSSVLFWSIISAAFIGPGTVTTCSMAGARFGLDLLWALTFSTVGTIVLQEAAARLTIASGRNLGEVVSQVVGGGGRSLSMLLFAAVALGCAAYQAGNIVGAVAGLSLLTGLSTAGLTVGVGVLCMALLWVGSTRLIANFLGVVVFGMGLAFAYVAYQTGPSAADTGAALVVPALPNGSLVLVIGLIGTTIVPYNLFLGSGIGQHQSIAEMRWGIAVAVVIGGLISMAILVAGTGLTGEFTFQNVAASLSARLGAWAGWLFAFGLFAAGFTSALTAPLAAAVTGKSLLNWPESSATYRAVWLTVMGVGLLFGLLNVKPVPVIILAQAVNGVLLPFVTIFLLLAVNTPGVLSETYRNSLWQNGLMVLVVMVTAFLGLRNLALALSSFALWPSGSPFWEVYLPVLATCLLVGWLVVRLSRLRLT, from the coding sequence ATGATGAACTGTTATTATTTTACCGTCAACCGGAACGAACCCGCCGGAAACCGAAAACGGGTTCCGATTTCCGGCTTTCCCAATCCGCTCTTTATGCCAAAAAATGTCAGCTTTCGCTCCGGCTTTTCCAGCGTCCTTTTCTGGTCGATCATCTCCGCCGCCTTCATTGGACCCGGAACCGTCACGACCTGCTCAATGGCCGGTGCCCGTTTTGGACTGGATTTACTCTGGGCGCTGACGTTCTCGACCGTCGGCACAATTGTGCTGCAGGAAGCCGCCGCCCGGCTGACCATCGCGTCCGGCCGGAATCTGGGCGAAGTGGTTTCGCAGGTGGTAGGGGGCGGTGGCCGCAGCTTGTCCATGCTTCTCTTCGCGGCGGTGGCGCTCGGCTGCGCGGCTTACCAGGCCGGCAATATCGTGGGGGCCGTTGCGGGGCTGTCGCTGCTGACCGGACTTTCGACCGCCGGGCTGACGGTTGGGGTCGGCGTGCTGTGCATGGCTCTGCTCTGGGTTGGTTCTACCCGGCTGATCGCCAATTTTCTGGGGGTCGTGGTGTTCGGCATGGGGCTGGCATTTGCCTATGTGGCGTACCAGACGGGCCCTTCGGCGGCGGACACGGGGGCTGCGCTGGTGGTTCCGGCGCTGCCCAACGGTTCGCTGGTGCTGGTTATCGGACTGATCGGGACGACCATTGTGCCGTACAACCTGTTTCTGGGTTCAGGAATCGGGCAGCACCAGTCCATTGCCGAAATGCGCTGGGGAATTGCAGTGGCCGTGGTCATAGGCGGGCTGATTTCCATGGCGATTCTCGTGGCGGGAACCGGCCTGACGGGCGAGTTTACGTTTCAGAACGTGGCCGCTTCGCTTTCGGCGCGTCTGGGTGCCTGGGCGGGCTGGCTGTTTGCGTTTGGCCTGTTTGCGGCGGGATTTACCTCGGCTCTGACGGCTCCGCTGGCGGCGGCGGTCACCGGCAAAAGCCTGCTGAACTGGCCGGAGTCCTCAGCGACCTACCGGGCCGTCTGGCTGACTGTCATGGGCGTGGGGCTGCTGTTCGGGTTGCTGAACGTCAAACCGGTTCCGGTCATTATTCTGGCGCAGGCCGTCAACGGGGTGCTGCTCCCGTTCGTGACTATTTTTCTGCTGCTGGCCGTCAATACGCCCGGGGTGCTGAGCGAAACCTACCGCAACAGCCTCTGGCAGAACGGCCTGATGGTGCTGGTGGTGATGGTGACCGCCTTTCTGGGGCTGCGCAATCTGGCCCTGGCCCTGTCGTCCTTCGCGCTCTGGCCCTCGGGTTCCCCGTTCTGGGAGGTCTATCTGCCGGTGCTGGCGACGTGCCTGCTGGTGGGCTGGCTGGTGGTTCGGCTGTCGCGGCTGCGCCTGACCTAG